Part of the Paenibacillus aurantius genome, CAACCGCCTTCGTTCTTATTTCCGGGGAAATCTCCCCAAGAAGAGAACCCGCCAGCTCGTCGCCGAAATTGCGGATATTGAGGTGGTGCTCGTTAACAACGAGTCGGAAAGCCTGCTGCTCGAGAATAACTTAATCAAGCAGTACAAGCCTTATTACAATCGGGCGCTCAAGAAGGACAACAGCGGGTATGCTTATCTTAAGCTGACGGACGAGCCGTATCCGCGTTTTGACGTCTACTACCGCAACCGCAAAGGAACGGCCCGGGAAAAGACGGACGCCGGGAGAGGAGGAGAGACCCGAAAGGGACGATCCGAGAAGCCCTATGCGGCCGAAATCCCGGGAGAGAGACGGTTCGGCCCCTATGCCAGCTCCCGGTTCCGCAATGCGCTCTTGGAATTTCTGGTGGATCACTACAAGATCCGTTCCTGCCGGTCTCTGCCGAAACGGGTCTGCCTTCTTTACCATATCGGCAAATGCAGCGGCATCTGCGAAGGCCGGATAAGCGATGAGGAGTATGCCCGCACGTTAGCCGCCGCTGCTTCCTTGCTGGAGAATCAGGGAGCCGGTCTGCTTCAAGAAATGAACCGGCAAATGGAGAGATATTCCGAGAACCTCGAATTCGAGAAGGCTAATAATATGCTTCACCACATCCGGCTCCTGGAGAAAACCTATGCGAAGCAAATCGTGGACCGGGAAGCCGCCATCGACCAGGATGTTCTCTATTTCGGTCGGGAAGAGGTCATGATCACCAAGCTGAGGGAAGGAATGGTGCGGGATTTTGTCCTGCTTGGCCTCGACAAGGGAGTGGAGCCGGACGAGGCCTGCGACCGTTTCCTTCTGGAGCAGTACAGGGGGAAGCAGCGTCCGGACGAGCTCATCGTCAACCGGCTCGGCAACCCGGCCGCCGTCCGCAAGGCCTTAAACGCCCTGCGAGGAGATAAAATCCGTCTAACCATTCCGAAACGGGGCTTAAAGTTCGAGCTGCTTCAGCTTAGCCGGCAAAACTACGAATACCGCGTATCCGGTGCAGCGGAAGCCGCCGCCTCCTCCGAGTGCCAGGCTCAAGCGTAAGGCAGCCCGGTCCCTTCCCGCGTTAAGCCGGCTTTTCCGAAGGCAGGTCTTTTTCCTAAGGAAAGCCCCCCGGGTCTTATCCGCTCCTCCCGCGCATAAGCTGGTTAGGGGCACCGGCCTGGCCCTTTATCCGGCCCATCCTGTTTCACTTGTTTGGTTGCCGGGTAAATAAGGCTATAGCTTGAAGTTCTGAGGAGGAGATTCAAATGGATAAAAAATACAAAAACGAAGACCTCAAAACCGTCGTAGAACATGAAATCAAGGACTCTTCCCATAAATCCAACCGCAATGTGCATGAGGTTATGAACGGAATGGCCCCGAATCTGGACGAGATGAAGCAGCTCGGCAAGGATATGGACGGGATGAAAACAAACAAGACCCTCAAGCAGGAAGGGCTCGTGCCCGACCCGCAGCAAGATGAGGAATACGAGCGTTAAGCCGTTTCCTCAACCGAACTTGTGATGAGGAGATAACGAAGGCGAAGCCCCCGGGCTTCGCCTTTTTTTTGCTGCCTCCGCTCCTTTTCCGTTGGGCTTACGGCTTGTTCGATCTTACGTCCGGGTGGGAACCCCGACTAAGGTCCAGTCCATAAACCGCCGAGGGTCCGTTTTGGCCGGCTTCCGTTTGCCCTACAATAAAGACATGAAGAAGAGAACACATCGGGAAAGGCGGTGAACGAATATGAAACTGAACGGAAAAAGCGGATTCGCCCTGGTCCTTATCGTCTGCGGCGCCTTGATCCTGTTTGACAAGTTCGCCTGGGGGCTCGGCCATCTGATGGGCCTTATCATTCCGGCAGCCATGCTGATCTTCGGCTACATCGGCTTGAAGAACGGGAAGAAAATCATCGGTCTCGCGCTGATGATTCTTGGAGGCATCATCCTCTTCGGCAAGCTGAGCGGACTGATCGGCCTGCTGATCGGCATTGGGATGATCGCCTACGGAATATCGGTACTTAGAAGCAGAGCGTATTAATTCGGGGAAGGGGACATAAAAGCATGAGCATACTTAAGCGGATGAGGGACATGACGGTCGCCACCCTCAACGACAAGCTGGAACGGTCGGAAGATCCCGTTCGGCTTATCGACAACTACCTGGCGCGGCAGCGGGAGCAGATCCGGGAATCGGAGAAGCTTCACTCCCAATGCTTCGGTCATGCCCAGTCCTTGCGCCAGCAGTACTTGACGGCGCTCGAGACGAAGAACAAGCGGGAGCAGCAAGCGCTCGTCGCCTTGAAGGCCGGCGAAGAAGAGGTGGCCCGCCTCGCTCTCCAGGAGAAGATAACGAACGAAGAAAAGAGCGTCCAGTATGGAGCTCTGTACGAGGAATGCAAGGCTCAGCTGCTGGAGCTCGAAGCGCAGCTAAAGGAAC contains:
- a CDS encoding GIY-YIG nuclease family protein, with product MSFLFEPKRYPESPGCYLMKSSDGRIVYVGKAKNLRNRLRSYFRGNLPKKRTRQLVAEIADIEVVLVNNESESLLLENNLIKQYKPYYNRALKKDNSGYAYLKLTDEPYPRFDVYYRNRKGTAREKTDAGRGGETRKGRSEKPYAAEIPGERRFGPYASSRFRNALLEFLVDHYKIRSCRSLPKRVCLLYHIGKCSGICEGRISDEEYARTLAAAASLLENQGAGLLQEMNRQMERYSENLEFEKANNMLHHIRLLEKTYAKQIVDREAAIDQDVLYFGREEVMITKLREGMVRDFVLLGLDKGVEPDEACDRFLLEQYRGKQRPDELIVNRLGNPAAVRKALNALRGDKIRLTIPKRGLKFELLQLSRQNYEYRVSGAAEAAASSECQAQA
- a CDS encoding PspA/IM30 family protein gives rise to the protein MSILKRMRDMTVATLNDKLERSEDPVRLIDNYLARQREQIRESEKLHSQCFGHAQSLRQQYLTALETKNKREQQALVALKAGEEEVARLALQEKITNEEKSVQYGALYEECKAQLLELEAQLKELKAEYTEVAAKRSYYQARMETVRLQQRMNERMAGAGAAGTPGMFNRLEDKVSAWELEARSLRDVRRMTREAAYEAGSALQSALEVELNKLRQKLEKES